One genomic segment of Paenibacillus durus includes these proteins:
- a CDS encoding GNAT family N-acetyltransferase gives MKVEVQKADLGDKKTLENLLQFYVYDFTEFTGTDLNDDGRFGAMPDFDAYWTSGELYQPFLIKANNKTAGFVFVKNYDSKTARRHVLDHFFVLRKYRSQGVGRRAANCIFRWSPGEWGLSQLENNLPAQQFWIKIITEVTSGNFKDEYRNGKRIQTFKV, from the coding sequence ATGAAGGTCGAAGTACAAAAAGCGGATCTGGGCGATAAAAAAACGCTCGAAAATCTTCTGCAGTTCTACGTGTATGATTTCACTGAATTTACCGGCACGGATCTTAATGATGACGGACGATTCGGCGCGATGCCCGACTTTGACGCTTACTGGACATCGGGCGAGCTGTACCAGCCCTTTTTGATAAAGGCAAACAACAAGACTGCCGGATTCGTCTTCGTCAAAAATTATGATTCGAAAACGGCGCGCCGCCATGTTCTGGACCATTTCTTTGTGCTGAGAAAATATAGAAGCCAAGGAGTGGGCCGCCGGGCGGCAAACTGTATCTTCCGCTGGTCTCCGGGAGAATGGGGACTTTCCCAGTTGGAGAACAATCTACCCGCGCAGCAGTTCTGGATCAAGATCATTACGGAGGTGACTTCGGGAAACTTCAAAGACGAATACCGGAATGGAAAAAGAATTCAGACTTTTAAAGTGTAA
- a CDS encoding DnaJ domain-containing protein: MADFYELLDVGRDASEAEIKRAYRKLAKKYHPDTNQGSKEAAQKFKQIHEAYETLRSEASRQAYDVRMRQGRKEGKQAEGGRTRSGGDRAGHAERKSFTASDPAAMAKEFERFFGFHPKTGKGTPGASGKKAGEPVNADGLFNQFFGFRK, from the coding sequence ATGGCGGATTTCTATGAACTGCTCGATGTCGGCCGGGATGCTTCGGAAGCAGAGATCAAGCGGGCTTACCGCAAGCTCGCCAAAAAATATCATCCGGATACGAATCAGGGAAGCAAGGAAGCGGCGCAGAAGTTTAAGCAGATTCATGAGGCTTATGAAACGCTGCGCAGCGAAGCCTCGCGGCAGGCATACGATGTCAGGATGCGGCAGGGCAGGAAAGAAGGGAAGCAGGCGGAAGGCGGCCGGACCCGCAGCGGCGGCGACCGGGCCGGGCACGCGGAGCGGAAATCTTTTACAGCTTCTGACCCGGCTGCCATGGCGAAGGAATTTGAGAGATTCTTCGGCTTTCACCCGAAGACCGGAAAGGGGACACCGGGAGCGTCCGGCAAGAAAGCCGGAGAGCCAGTGAATGCCGACGGACTGTTCAATCAATTTTTCGGATTCCGTAAATAA
- a CDS encoding HAAS signaling domain-containing protein — MELVNRYIHAVTSRLTGRQREDIKRELQGLIEDMLEERTGGRDASDADVEEVLLELGDPQKLADQYRGYGRYLVSPEVFGSYLSVLKIVLFSIGIALTVASVFQMFTDPMDALGHFLDYLASLFIGFIQGFAWVTIAFGLIEYAGAKRIRMRKGARSAWRPADLPPLPDQRLSIKRSDPIASLIFTILLGLLFTSSLNLFGVWHLPESGSMKIVPFFNETVFRGFLPVILAVFALSILKDILKMAAGKWTPALIGFEILVSLLHFVLALFMFNDSAIWNPDFMRQMAESGIAPAGSEAFYNVSSIWSRITGGFIYLIGIVIFIDMITAAVKAYRLRTIYQR; from the coding sequence ATGGAGCTGGTTAACAGATATATCCATGCGGTAACGTCCCGGCTGACGGGCAGACAGCGGGAGGATATTAAGAGGGAGCTTCAGGGATTAATCGAGGACATGCTTGAAGAGCGCACCGGAGGCCGGGACGCCTCTGACGCAGATGTGGAAGAAGTGCTGCTGGAGCTTGGAGATCCGCAGAAACTGGCTGATCAATACAGGGGGTACGGAAGATATCTGGTTAGTCCGGAAGTGTTCGGGTCCTATCTCTCGGTGCTTAAGATTGTCCTGTTCTCCATCGGGATTGCCTTGACGGTTGCATCCGTGTTCCAAATGTTTACCGATCCTATGGATGCGCTTGGACATTTTCTGGATTATCTGGCTTCCCTGTTCATAGGATTCATTCAGGGATTTGCTTGGGTAACCATTGCTTTTGGATTGATCGAATATGCAGGAGCGAAACGCATCAGAATGCGGAAGGGGGCCAGGAGCGCTTGGAGACCGGCCGATCTTCCTCCCCTGCCCGACCAACGCTTGAGCATCAAACGCTCAGACCCAATCGCCAGTCTGATCTTTACCATTCTGCTGGGGCTTCTGTTTACCTCGTCGCTTAATCTCTTCGGCGTATGGCATCTTCCGGAGAGCGGTTCCATGAAGATTGTGCCTTTTTTCAACGAAACGGTATTTCGCGGATTCCTCCCGGTTATCTTGGCAGTATTCGCCCTCAGCATTTTGAAGGATATCCTGAAGATGGCTGCGGGGAAATGGACGCCGGCGCTGATTGGCTTTGAAATTCTGGTCAGTCTGCTGCATTTCGTGCTGGCTCTGTTCATGTTCAACGATTCGGCCATATGGAATCCCGATTTTATGCGGCAAATGGCAGAATCCGGGATAGCGCCGGCAGGGAGCGAGGCTTTCTACAACGTGAGCAGCATCTGGAGCAGAATCACCGGAGGATTCATTTATCTGATCGGAATCGTAATCTTCATTGATATGATCACTGCTGCGGTAAAGGCATACCGGCTAAGAACCATTTATCAACGCTAG
- a CDS encoding PP2C family protein-serine/threonine phosphatase yields MRKENSQFVTGFVSEAGSHIDNRDYFAYMETDDMACYVLAHGLDTDQEVRSAEMAAKAVLENFMEKPFMSKRRLKEGLRDAQEWLQFESRRVRLKASLLAVVTDYTRMVYASCGNVRLYHFRGGRLNFRSRDHSLAQAMADEGRIPEEAATLHEERGNLLEYLGKPGKSRSFLSKKTLLADGDVLLLATPGMWGNVELAEMLGALEEAKDPNALTDTLEEVLLSRQLRTVPNYTAAAVYIDKIFQEKPKNRRKLIKRIVIGALALMLAGGGAWIYAAKAAQKKAEAIEDMIQYGNQGDDYAHMGDFEKSLKAYSEAKNAATKANDKISKKLYVNKQNISQAMVDGDGYVDKGDFENAKVSYEKALKAAKVYLPSDSDDIEHKLESLDDYAAIRKQMDTADLKFQGQDYMGALTLYNKANTAATEAGYDAAIEIITKKKQETQDKIAALKREIQEIRAGQLEARGKRLLEAEDFDGAIDAYNDAEEIYQAIGKLESVVAVERTISKIEDKKIAKQQAEAATLAKEQEAADQAAAEEAVAEQAAAEQAAAEQAAEVNEAPSKTSGQAASGQPASGQPAPDAAKDAAETGDAAGGA; encoded by the coding sequence ATGCGTAAGGAGAACAGCCAGTTCGTGACCGGCTTCGTATCAGAAGCAGGTTCCCATATCGACAACCGCGATTATTTCGCTTATATGGAGACGGATGATATGGCTTGCTATGTACTGGCCCACGGACTCGATACCGACCAGGAGGTGAGGAGCGCCGAGATGGCGGCAAAGGCCGTGCTGGAGAACTTCATGGAAAAGCCGTTTATGTCAAAGCGGCGTTTGAAGGAAGGTCTGCGGGATGCGCAGGAATGGCTGCAATTCGAGAGCCGCCGCGTTCGGCTGAAAGCCAGTCTGCTGGCGGTCGTCACGGACTATACGCGCATGGTATACGCTTCGTGCGGGAATGTCAGGCTGTACCACTTTCGCGGAGGCAGGCTGAATTTTCGTAGCAGGGATCACAGCTTGGCCCAGGCGATGGCGGATGAAGGGCGCATCCCGGAGGAAGCGGCAACCTTGCATGAAGAGCGCGGGAACCTTCTTGAGTACCTTGGCAAACCGGGAAAAAGCCGGAGCTTCTTATCCAAGAAAACCCTGTTGGCCGACGGGGACGTTCTGCTGCTTGCCACCCCCGGTATGTGGGGAAACGTCGAACTGGCGGAAATGCTGGGCGCGCTGGAAGAGGCGAAGGACCCGAATGCGCTGACCGACACGCTGGAAGAGGTGCTGCTCAGCCGCCAACTGCGGACGGTGCCGAATTACACGGCGGCAGCGGTGTACATAGATAAGATTTTTCAAGAAAAGCCGAAGAACCGCCGCAAGTTGATCAAGCGGATCGTCATTGGGGCGCTGGCGCTGATGCTGGCGGGCGGCGGTGCATGGATCTACGCGGCGAAAGCGGCGCAAAAAAAGGCCGAGGCGATTGAAGATATGATTCAATACGGAAATCAAGGTGATGACTACGCACATATGGGCGATTTCGAAAAATCTCTGAAAGCGTACAGTGAAGCCAAAAATGCGGCCACTAAAGCGAATGACAAAATCAGCAAAAAGCTGTACGTAAACAAACAGAACATTTCCCAGGCAATGGTTGACGGCGACGGATACGTAGATAAGGGTGATTTTGAGAATGCGAAAGTCAGCTATGAAAAGGCATTAAAAGCGGCGAAGGTCTACCTGCCCTCGGACAGCGACGATATTGAGCACAAGCTTGAAAGTCTGGATGACTACGCCGCCATCCGGAAGCAGATGGATACAGCGGATCTGAAATTTCAAGGTCAGGATTATATGGGTGCGCTGACGTTATACAACAAGGCGAATACGGCGGCAACGGAAGCCGGTTATGATGCGGCGATCGAGATCATTACCAAGAAGAAACAGGAGACCCAGGACAAGATCGCGGCTTTGAAGCGGGAGATTCAGGAGATCCGTGCCGGACAATTGGAAGCCCGGGGAAAACGCTTGCTGGAAGCAGAGGATTTCGACGGAGCGATTGATGCCTACAACGATGCAGAGGAAATCTATCAGGCAATAGGCAAACTGGAGAGCGTAGTGGCCGTGGAGCGCACTATTTCGAAGATTGAGGATAAGAAAATCGCCAAACAGCAGGCGGAAGCGGCCACGCTTGCCAAGGAGCAGGAAGCCGCAGACCAGGCTGCGGCGGAGGAGGCGGTTGCAGAGCAGGCTGCGGCAGAGCAAGCTGCGGCCGAACAGGCTGCAGAAGTAAATGAGGCTCCGAGCAAGACATCCGGGCAGGCAGCTTCCGGGCAGCCTGCATCTGGGCAGCCTGCGCCGGATGCGGCTAAGGATGCAGCGGAGACTGGCGATGCTGCGGGAGGAGCTTAG
- a CDS encoding HAD-IA family hydrolase — MIKHIIFDFDGTLVKSRTLAVDLFNELSDKYGYQKVKQEDVEELSKLSIMERLQKLNVPILKFPMLVREMKQLYRNYVIGLDLVEGVSDLLYGLKNQGYQLGILSSNTESNINHFLVTNKIRIFDYVFVASNLFGKDKAIKKLINHYNLPKDQVLYIGDELRDVEACKKIDVPFIGVTWGFDSAELLVKGPFEAIVNNPREIYEVIKR; from the coding sequence ATGATTAAACATATTATTTTTGATTTTGATGGTACATTGGTAAAATCCAGAACCCTTGCCGTTGATTTATTCAATGAGCTTTCAGACAAATATGGTTATCAGAAAGTGAAACAAGAAGACGTAGAGGAATTATCAAAGCTTTCTATTATGGAGCGACTTCAAAAATTAAATGTTCCTATCCTCAAATTCCCTATGCTTGTTAGAGAAATGAAACAGTTATATCGTAATTACGTAATTGGGCTAGACTTGGTAGAGGGAGTTTCTGACTTGTTATATGGATTGAAAAATCAAGGGTACCAGTTAGGAATTCTATCTTCAAACACAGAGAGTAATATCAATCATTTCTTGGTCACCAATAAAATCCGGATTTTTGATTATGTTTTTGTAGCCAGCAACCTTTTTGGAAAGGATAAAGCCATTAAAAAATTAATTAATCATTACAATCTTCCGAAAGATCAAGTTTTGTATATCGGCGACGAATTACGAGATGTAGAGGCTTGTAAAAAAATAGATGTTCCTTTTATTGGAGTAACTTGGGGATTTGATTCCGCTGAATTATTAGTTAAAGGACCCTTCGAAGCAATAGTAAATAATCCTCGTGAAATTTATGAAGTTATTAAGAGGTGA
- a CDS encoding putative RNA methyltransferase, with translation MTRQSISAARVKELEPVFKCPLCESPMRVAECKSLICCRNHTFDFSKYGYLNLSARPVSSKYTKELFEARRKIITESSLYPSLHEAIASAIKDHRGGSADSYTMADLGCGEGSHLHRIMEECGSPGITGIGLDLSKEGIIMAAKRYEDPIWIVGDLAKLPLADQSVNVVLNILSPSNYKEFKRISVQDGLVIKVVPRPGYLKELREALYDREENKRYRNDETAALFRQHFVLADVIHLSYIKELNQVELGNMVRMTPLAWSGNKARIEEYINRDSAEITVDLDILIGKNK, from the coding sequence ATGACCAGACAATCAATAAGTGCAGCACGCGTGAAAGAATTGGAGCCGGTATTTAAGTGTCCGCTATGCGAAAGTCCGATGAGGGTTGCCGAATGTAAAAGCCTGATCTGTTGCAGAAACCACACCTTTGATTTCTCAAAATACGGCTATCTAAACTTGTCGGCCCGTCCCGTGAGCAGCAAATACACGAAAGAATTGTTTGAAGCAAGGCGCAAAATCATTACGGAATCCAGCCTTTATCCTTCGTTGCATGAGGCGATTGCGAGCGCGATAAAGGATCACAGGGGCGGTTCTGCCGACTCCTATACGATGGCGGATTTGGGCTGCGGGGAGGGCTCGCATTTACACCGGATTATGGAGGAATGCGGGAGTCCGGGAATAACCGGAATCGGTCTTGATCTATCTAAGGAGGGCATTATTATGGCTGCAAAAAGATACGAAGATCCCATTTGGATCGTAGGCGACTTGGCCAAATTACCACTTGCAGACCAATCGGTGAACGTCGTACTCAATATTTTATCACCATCCAATTACAAGGAATTCAAGCGGATTTCGGTTCAAGACGGCCTGGTGATTAAAGTCGTACCCCGCCCCGGCTACCTAAAAGAACTAAGAGAAGCCCTTTACGATCGGGAGGAGAACAAGAGGTACCGTAACGATGAGACGGCGGCGCTGTTCAGGCAGCATTTCGTTCTAGCGGATGTGATTCATCTAAGCTACATCAAAGAACTGAATCAAGTGGAGCTTGGAAATATGGTGCGCATGACCCCTCTTGCCTGGTCCGGAAATAAAGCGCGGATAGAAGAATATATAAACCGGGATTCGGCTGAGATCACCGTGGATTTGGATATTTTGATTGGGAAAAATAAGTAA
- a CDS encoding serine/threonine protein kinase, whose product MNSVKGDDNLARNTKLRGTYQIRKPLYRSELSIVYQARSIRGETALKVVVKEFFPALLAVRTTDKQAVKCRSHTLAGKYGELMDSFLQEAQILKELRHPGIVGYVDHFEENGTAYLVMEYCEGQTLDKLIKGQNPPVDAAFLRNTLLPLIDALKFIHGHGYIHRDIKPGNIMVGEGGEVKLLDFGSAVKYEGKEHPVFTTAGYSPLEFYSSRSCQGPVSDMYSLAATVYYCCNGTPPPDVPKRLFRDNLQPVALRGSASSPLLSFVIRRALAVKQQRRVRSFRWFKAALQAEYWLNRGKRQRSGG is encoded by the coding sequence ATGAACAGCGTGAAGGGTGATGACAATCTGGCTCGGAATACGAAACTTCGCGGCACCTACCAGATTCGGAAGCCGCTGTACCGCAGCGAGCTGTCGATTGTATACCAGGCCCGGAGCATCCGAGGCGAGACGGCTTTGAAGGTGGTTGTTAAGGAATTTTTTCCGGCGCTTCTGGCTGTACGGACCACTGACAAACAGGCTGTGAAGTGCCGCTCGCATACGCTGGCAGGAAAGTATGGGGAGCTGATGGATTCCTTTTTGCAGGAAGCGCAGATTTTGAAGGAACTGAGACATCCGGGGATCGTAGGTTATGTGGACCATTTTGAAGAGAACGGTACGGCCTATCTTGTCATGGAATACTGCGAAGGTCAGACCCTGGACAAGCTTATCAAGGGCCAGAACCCTCCGGTTGATGCAGCATTCCTTCGCAACACGCTGCTGCCGCTAATCGACGCGCTGAAGTTTATTCACGGACACGGTTATATCCATCGGGATATTAAACCGGGAAATATTATGGTTGGAGAAGGCGGCGAGGTTAAGCTCCTGGATTTCGGATCGGCTGTAAAATATGAAGGCAAAGAGCATCCAGTCTTTACAACCGCCGGCTATTCGCCGCTGGAGTTCTACTCGAGCCGCTCCTGCCAGGGGCCGGTCTCCGACATGTATAGTTTGGCCGCCACGGTATACTATTGCTGTAACGGGACCCCTCCCCCAGATGTGCCGAAGCGGTTGTTCCGGGACAATCTGCAGCCAGTTGCGCTTAGAGGCAGCGCTTCTTCACCACTGCTGTCCTTTGTCATTCGCCGGGCTCTTGCAGTGAAGCAGCAGCGGCGGGTCCGTTCCTTCCGCTGGTTTAAGGCTGCTCTGCAGGCGGAATATTGGCTGAACAGAGGGAAGCGTCAGCGCTCTGGAGGATAA
- a CDS encoding VWA domain-containing protein yields MKNLSKRRTKVVVTFVLFLIFLETFFSAGLTGSAEAASAALPSGYDVVFVMDTSYSMRESDKEGIATEVVKMFMDMSDASRTKVGFVAYNHQIVAASPLTSIAVAARRTGIQTAISSLKRSGYTDLGLGLRKGADLLASGTGDGRKSFLILLSDGETDFGPSAGSRTKADSDRDVASVIKSAKTRNYPVYTIGLNHNGAVNRKELEQIAGETGGSSYITSSADDLPEIVNRIFASQIRSQLMQTAGITATGSLQDVTVTIPDSSMEEANLVLLSEHRLKEAQLYYNSDNIRRYESNRYVILKIGHPAAGSLKLKLRGQAGDLIKVNLLGSYALEVDSKMTGGGASGKNAGNGASRLTGGETLKGQKTAFEARLVTGGRQPLQNEDVYTSLKAELVVTSANGQSKKQIPMVYKSGSFRAEYSFPQTGEYKWQVKMHGAAFYRNGIVNNIHAVNTGPEATGNWKLHAIREDGEIRLNLDDYFQDANKDKLTFSVANEKAFDLGHYRWDGHTLVLSSLRTGEAGLKLTAADPQGETASSVLLLTVESRYTVLKWSLGGAVLAIAAGVLLYFCFRPRPDFTGKLEGFFLATASGNEVPVKSWPLTSFPGRKVTLNELFRSLAVHEPLPEAERIVFTPGKNGTLTVKHDTRCAVQHGKTPVARNQKAVMSYNEKLYITFEDGITEIEIRYKAIKPVTNIYTGGDSNRAG; encoded by the coding sequence ATGAAGAACCTAAGTAAACGCAGGACTAAGGTTGTTGTGACTTTTGTACTATTTTTAATTTTTCTCGAAACTTTTTTTTCTGCCGGTTTGACCGGCTCCGCAGAGGCTGCTTCCGCAGCTCTTCCTTCCGGATATGACGTTGTGTTTGTGATGGACACCAGCTATTCGATGAGAGAATCAGACAAGGAAGGAATCGCCACCGAAGTCGTGAAGATGTTCATGGACATGAGCGACGCCAGCCGCACTAAGGTCGGATTTGTCGCTTACAATCACCAGATTGTCGCCGCGAGTCCCCTCACCTCAATTGCAGTCGCGGCCCGGAGGACGGGAATTCAAACGGCCATTTCCAGCCTGAAGCGGTCCGGATATACGGATCTGGGCCTCGGTCTCCGCAAAGGCGCGGATCTGCTTGCCTCCGGGACGGGAGATGGAAGAAAGTCCTTTCTGATTCTGCTATCCGATGGCGAGACGGACTTCGGTCCTTCTGCCGGCTCACGGACCAAAGCGGATTCCGACCGGGATGTAGCCTCTGTGATTAAATCGGCTAAGACCAGAAACTATCCTGTCTATACGATCGGGCTTAATCATAACGGAGCCGTAAACCGGAAGGAGCTGGAGCAAATTGCCGGGGAAACCGGCGGGAGCTCATATATTACGAGCAGCGCGGATGATCTTCCCGAAATCGTCAACCGTATTTTCGCTAGTCAGATTCGTTCACAGCTCATGCAGACCGCCGGCATCACCGCGACAGGTTCACTCCAAGACGTAACGGTGACCATTCCCGATTCCAGCATGGAGGAAGCGAATCTCGTCCTGCTCTCCGAGCATCGGCTGAAAGAGGCACAGCTGTATTACAATTCGGACAATATCCGCAGATATGAATCGAACCGGTACGTCATTCTGAAAATCGGCCATCCGGCAGCCGGGTCGTTGAAGCTGAAGCTGCGAGGACAGGCGGGGGATCTGATCAAAGTTAATTTGCTTGGAAGCTATGCGCTGGAAGTAGACAGCAAGATGACTGGCGGAGGGGCAAGCGGGAAGAATGCCGGAAATGGAGCGTCCCGGCTTACGGGGGGAGAGACCCTGAAAGGGCAGAAGACCGCTTTTGAAGCGCGGCTTGTGACCGGCGGCAGACAGCCGCTCCAAAATGAAGATGTCTATACCTCGCTTAAAGCAGAGCTTGTTGTCACTTCCGCGAACGGTCAGAGCAAGAAGCAGATTCCAATGGTCTATAAGTCCGGAAGCTTCCGTGCGGAGTACAGCTTCCCGCAGACGGGAGAGTATAAATGGCAGGTTAAAATGCATGGCGCGGCTTTCTACCGGAATGGAATAGTAAATAACATCCATGCAGTGAACACCGGACCTGAGGCGACAGGGAATTGGAAGCTCCATGCCATCCGCGAAGACGGGGAAATTCGGCTGAATCTGGACGATTATTTCCAGGATGCCAACAAGGACAAGCTTACCTTCTCCGTAGCAAATGAGAAAGCTTTCGATCTTGGACATTATAGATGGGACGGGCACACATTGGTATTGTCTTCCCTGCGTACGGGAGAGGCGGGCTTGAAACTGACTGCGGCGGACCCGCAAGGAGAAACGGCGAGCTCCGTCCTGCTGCTGACCGTAGAATCCAGATATACCGTACTGAAATGGTCATTGGGTGGAGCCGTACTGGCAATTGCCGCCGGTGTGCTGCTATATTTCTGCTTTAGGCCGAGGCCGGATTTCACCGGCAAGCTTGAAGGCTTCTTCCTCGCGACGGCCAGCGGCAACGAGGTTCCGGTCAAGTCATGGCCGCTTACTTCCTTCCCTGGGCGCAAGGTTACCTTAAATGAGCTGTTCCGCTCGCTTGCCGTGCACGAGCCTTTGCCGGAAGCGGAGCGGATCGTCTTCACGCCAGGTAAAAACGGGACTCTGACCGTCAAACACGATACGCGCTGCGCGGTCCAGCACGGCAAGACGCCGGTCGCGAGAAATCAAAAGGCAGTCATGTCTTACAATGAGAAGCTGTACATTACTTTCGAGGATGGAATAACGGAAATTGAGATTCGATACAAGGCGATTAAGCCGGTAACGAACATTTACACCGGCGGAGATTCGAATCGGGCCGGATAA
- a CDS encoding FHA domain-containing protein: protein MAKPFRIICLFILDVIIWGVIAATAIYVFRRSGFYPLKAGVVAGIAVCFLLYLYFGRRRVTVERGGEAADAVKTVTNKKPRVQQAAHPPVQEVIKLVLLDDDGDPLKEWYIKGEISLLIGKTNARQEADIDLANSEYASLISAEHAVLNRVGSEWYVEDVDSRSGTGLRAAKKSAVDKLESGEPHRIGPGDLLYIANTRLLVK from the coding sequence TTGGCCAAACCGTTCAGGATCATATGCCTGTTCATACTGGACGTCATCATTTGGGGAGTGATTGCGGCCACTGCCATATATGTATTCCGCAGATCCGGCTTTTATCCGTTGAAGGCCGGAGTGGTTGCAGGGATTGCGGTCTGCTTCCTGCTGTATCTCTATTTTGGCAGACGCCGGGTGACAGTAGAGAGGGGCGGCGAAGCTGCAGATGCTGTCAAGACGGTGACGAACAAGAAGCCGCGCGTTCAGCAGGCGGCGCATCCTCCGGTGCAAGAGGTAATTAAGCTTGTTCTGCTTGATGACGACGGCGATCCATTGAAAGAGTGGTACATCAAAGGAGAGATTTCGCTGCTGATCGGGAAGACAAATGCCCGCCAGGAGGCGGATATCGATCTGGCGAACAGCGAGTATGCTTCGCTGATCAGCGCGGAGCATGCGGTCCTTAACCGGGTAGGCAGCGAATGGTACGTGGAGGATGTCGATTCCAGAAGCGGAACCGGACTGCGCGCGGCGAAGAAAAGCGCCGTTGACAAGCTGGAGAGCGGAGAGCCTCATAGGATAGGCCCGGGGGATCTGCTATATATCGCCAATACAAGATTGCTGGTGAAATAA
- a CDS encoding FHA domain-containing protein — translation MSLTRCPNGHMFSTRKHGNTCPYCHSVVQAAPAGDPAARQTPLTAEEDKTMPYLGETTGIHPVTGWLVCIEGAQMGQDYRIMAEKNFIGRAEEMHIRIIGDNTVSRRNHAVIVYDPKKRNFFLLPGDASGLAYHNNEAVYSPVELNAYDVIQLGRSKFIFTPLCGPHFEWENNG, via the coding sequence ATGAGTTTGACAAGATGCCCGAACGGACACATGTTCAGTACACGCAAGCATGGAAATACATGTCCTTATTGCCACTCGGTGGTGCAAGCCGCGCCGGCGGGCGATCCGGCCGCGCGCCAGACTCCGCTTACTGCGGAAGAAGACAAGACGATGCCGTATCTGGGAGAGACTACCGGCATTCATCCGGTAACCGGCTGGCTGGTGTGCATTGAAGGGGCTCAGATGGGTCAGGACTACCGGATCATGGCCGAGAAGAACTTTATCGGGCGCGCAGAAGAAATGCATATCCGTATTATCGGGGATAACACCGTGTCGCGCCGGAATCATGCCGTTATTGTATATGATCCGAAAAAGCGCAACTTTTTTCTGCTGCCCGGAGACGCATCGGGGCTGGCTTATCATAACAATGAAGCGGTATATTCCCCGGTGGAGCTCAACGCGTACGACGTCATTCAGCTTGGGAGAAGCAAGTTTATCTTTACTCCGCTGTGCGGGCCGCACTTTGAGTGGGAGAACAACGGATAG
- a CDS encoding PadR family transcriptional regulator — MADIQETINGLIQELRRGTIIISVLSQLSEPQYGYSMVTILQEKGVNIDPGTLYPLLRRLEKQELLESTWDTNETRPRKYYSLSPAGKEVYQQLCKEWKSLCNSLDSLIKGDDGNGAG; from the coding sequence ATGGCTGATATTCAAGAGACGATCAACGGCTTAATTCAGGAGCTACGGCGCGGAACAATTATCATCAGCGTTCTCAGCCAATTATCCGAACCTCAGTACGGCTATTCTATGGTCACCATTTTGCAGGAAAAGGGTGTAAATATTGATCCGGGTACCCTATATCCTCTTTTGCGCAGATTGGAGAAGCAGGAATTGCTGGAAAGTACGTGGGACACTAATGAAACGCGCCCAAGGAAATATTATTCACTCAGTCCTGCCGGGAAAGAGGTTTATCAGCAGCTATGCAAGGAATGGAAGAGCCTGTGCAACAGCCTTGACAGCTTAATTAAAGGAGACGATGGCAATGGAGCTGGTTAA
- a CDS encoding PP2C family protein-serine/threonine phosphatase, with the protein MNYENAVDFYIVVAIAVCIIIALLIIRFGFIAPIAPRRRLGKAGAIRIGNGQTIGRRAEQDDYFASMTTPVGTLAVVADGISGLQNGRMSSTLAVTTFTREFAKVERADELEEYFARAAQKSNREILQNLNGQGGGTTLAAAVITGGKLHYGAVGDSLITLFRNGEFVPVNSKHTAETLLEEKVLTGEMSREEAVSSPVRRQLTNYLGYEGFERMEIGEDPVPLRADDLVLLASDGVHEALTEIELEQILLQQKTPQDMAEDIIDAIEAKGLRGQDNATVVILREDAC; encoded by the coding sequence GTGAACTATGAGAATGCAGTTGATTTTTATATTGTTGTGGCTATAGCGGTCTGCATCATTATTGCACTGCTTATTATCCGCTTTGGATTCATAGCGCCGATTGCGCCCCGGCGGCGGCTGGGGAAGGCCGGAGCCATCCGGATCGGCAACGGACAGACTATTGGACGCAGAGCGGAGCAGGACGATTATTTCGCCAGCATGACGACGCCTGTCGGGACGCTGGCTGTGGTCGCCGACGGGATCAGCGGCCTGCAGAACGGGCGGATGTCCAGCACTTTGGCGGTGACAACATTTACAAGAGAATTCGCCAAAGTGGAGCGGGCAGACGAACTGGAAGAATACTTCGCCAGGGCTGCGCAGAAGAGCAATCGCGAAATACTGCAAAATCTGAACGGGCAGGGTGGAGGAACGACGCTGGCAGCGGCTGTAATCACAGGCGGCAAGCTGCATTATGGCGCTGTAGGCGACAGCCTGATCACCCTTTTTCGCAACGGAGAGTTCGTGCCGGTGAATTCGAAGCATACGGCGGAAACGCTGCTGGAGGAAAAGGTGCTGACCGGGGAAATGTCCCGCGAGGAGGCCGTGTCCAGCCCGGTCCGCCGCCAGTTGACGAATTATCTCGGCTACGAGGGATTCGAGCGGATGGAGATTGGAGAGGACCCGGTGCCGCTTCGGGCGGATGATCTGGTCCTGCTCGCAAGCGACGGTGTGCACGAAGCGCTGACAGAAATTGAGCTTGAACAAATTCTGCTGCAGCAGAAAACGCCTCAGGATATGGCGGAAGACATCATTGACGCCATTGAGGCGAAAGGGCTGCGCGGTCAGGATAACGCCACCGTAGTGATTCTGCGGGAGGACGCCTGCTGA